Proteins encoded in a region of the Lepeophtheirus salmonis chromosome 6, UVic_Lsal_1.4, whole genome shotgun sequence genome:
- the LOC121120337 gene encoding anoctamin-1 isoform X2, with product MGEEVLMINEEGSSIRSEFTDLNQIQNENDSDTPRADDLALDTMECADFEGMRIDFILVWNESGNAKIASAERRRVFESNLQKEGLVLEHLPREPSGLHFIKIHAPDTVLKRYAEILKLRLPMKKFDHITEIKMDSFRVPIFTDVVEGVQTTLDQFLQSFRVDQKLFKSKANELTATFSRDKEYLFDTDDPDFFAPYMRSRIVEFILKRKRISDDIYDEFAFGIDRCLSDGTYTASYPLHDGGLKKFSTGTRKLLYEEWASFSKILKYQPIDAVRDYYGVKIAIYFAWLGFYTNLLIPPAIFGFIVFIYGVLSLSYDIPSQSLCRELPETRNQTLYMCPACDVFCDYWDLRESCLHSKIMYLFDNEMTIVFAIFMSFWAALFLEFWRRYSEEITHRWNVRGYDPEEEHPRPKYLAQLKDVKERTINFVTQTTEPRLPFWKRKFPGLLLSVSTVIFMICLGFVAVVGVILYRMSMVVALSLVNEETIKSHASLFISSTGASINLVCILIFNQVYGYVAIQLTELELHRTQTQFDDSLSLKIYLLQFVNYYASIFYIAFFKGRFVGYPGNYIRIFGHRQEECSPGGCYMEVCLQMAIIFVGKQFLLSVVEYQLPRIWKILNTLTVMAGINKEEKCVYPQWIQDYKLVEYGNQGLFYEYLEMVIQYGFITIFVTAFPLAPLFALLNNLFELRLDAKKLLVHHRRPVAQRVKDIGVWLNILDSVGRIAVLTNGLIIAFTSDFVPRMLYKLRYSEDQTLKGYLNFTLSKFNPNDFSTTSMPQTSLTPEYCFYHGYRYPPGHEKEYEVTQVFWHVMAARLCTVVVYQNFVNMSVMAIRWIIPNFNTGLKEKIRREAYLTNEIIIRTELLKAKGELDANTLEEEIHVVEAQNSEIRSNKRCQKSSDSRPDLNIIANGHSTTPKV from the exons ATGGGAGAGGAAGTGCTTATGATCAATGAGGAGGGTTCTTCAATCCGCTCAGAGTTTactgatttaaatcaaattcaaaatgaaaatgatagtGATACACCAAGAGCCGATGATCTTGCATTGGATACAATGGAATGTGCAGACTTTGAAGGAATGCGGATCGATTTCATCCTCGTTTGGAATGAGAGTGGGAATGCTAAAATTGCTAGTGCAGAGCGTCGAAGAGTCTTTGAGTCTAACCTTCAAAAAGAAGGACTTGTATTAGAGCACTTGCCTCGAGAGCCAAGTGGCCTTCATTTCATCAAAATTCATGCTCCCGATACTGTTTTGAAGCGCTATGCTGAAATACTCAAGCTTAGACTTCCTATGAAAAAATTTGATCACATTACCGAAATAAAAATGGACTCATTTCGTGTTCCAATATTTACTGATGTGGTTGAAGGCGTTCAAACAACGTTGGATCAATTTTTGCAGTCCTTTCGAGTCGACCAAAAGTTGTTCAAGTCAAAAGCCAATGAACTCACAGCTACATTCTCTAGGGACAAGGAATACCT ATTCGATACAGACGATCCGGATTTCTTTGCTCCTTATATGCGATCACGTATCGTAGAATTTATACTAAAAAGGAAACGAATCTCCGATGATATTTATGATGAATTTGCTTTTGGTATCGACCGTTGTTTATCTGATGGAACCTACACGGCATCTTATCCACTTCACGATGGGGGCCTTAAAAAATTTTCCACAGGCACAAGAAAATTACTCTATGAGGAATGGGcctcattttctaaaatattaaagtatcaaCCTATCGATGCAGTTAGAGATTACTATGGTGTTAAGATTGCAATTTATTTCGCATGGCTCGGGTTCTATACGAACTTACTCATTCCTCCAGCAATATTTGGTTTTATTGTATTCATATATGGTGTTTTATCTTTATCATATGATATTCCAAGTCAATCCTTATGCAGAGAGTTACCTGAGACACGTAACCAAACGCTGTATATGTGCCCTGCCTGTGATGTATTCTGTGATTATTGGGATCTACGGGAAAGTTGCCTTCATTCCAAAATCATGTACTTATTTGACAATGAAATGACTATTGTTTTCGctatttttatgtcattttggG CCGCTCTTTTTTTGGAGTTTTGGCGACGATACTCAGAGGAAATTACTCATCGTTGGAATGTTCGGGGATATGATCCTGAAGAAGAACATCCACGGCCTAAATATTTAGCTCAACTGAAGGACGTCAAAGAAAGAACTATTAACTTTGTAACTCAAACAACAGAACCTAGACTACCATTTTGGAAAAGGAAATTTCCCGGATTACTGTTGTCTGTTTCGACAGTGATTTTTATGATATGTTTAGGCTTTGTTGCTGTCGTGGGTGTTATTTTGTATAGAATGTCAATGGTTGTTGCACTTAGTTTGGTAAATGAAGAGACAATTAAGAGCCATGCTAGTCTGTTCATATCCTCTACGGGCGCATCCATCAATCTGGTTTGTATTCTTATCTTTAACCAGGTTTATGGATACGTCGCTATACAGCTTACAGAGTTAGAACTTCATCGAACTCAAACACAGTTTGATGATTCTTTGAGTTTGAAAATCTATTTGCTTCAATTTGTTAATTACTACGCTTCTATTTTTTACATTGCCTTTTTCAAAGGCCGATTTGTTGGATACCCCGGGAATTACATTCGTATCTTTGGGCATCGTCAAGAGGAATGCTCTCCGGGTGGTTGCTATATGGAGGTCTGCCTTCAAATGGCTATTATTTTCGTTGGGAAACAGTTTTTACTCTCGGTAGTTGAGTACCAATTGCCAAGGATTTGGAAAATCTTAAATACTCTAACAGTCATGGCTGGTATAAATAAGGAGGAAAAATGTGTTTATCCTCAATGGATTCAAGATTATAAATTGGTTGAATATGGCAATCAAGGTTTATTTTATGAGTACTTGGAAATGG TGATTCAATATGGTTTCATCACAATCTTTGTGACTGCTTTTCCCTTGGCTCCACTTTTTGCACTCTTAAATAACTTATTCGAACTTCGTCTTGACGCCAAAAAACTGTTAGTACATCATCGACGCCCAGTTGCACAACGAGTTAAGGATATTGGAGTGTGGTTAAACATTCTGGATAGTGTTGGTCGAATAGCAGTTTTGACTAAT GGGTTAATTATTGCATTCACTTCTGATTTCGTTCCACGAATGCTTTACAAGTTACGATATAGTGAAGACCAAACATTGAAAGGTTATCTCAATTTTACTCTATCAAAATTCAATCCCAACGATTTTAGTACGACATCAATGCCTCAAACATCCTTAACACCTGAGTATTGTTTCTACCATGGCTACCGCTATCCCCCTGGGCACGAGAAGGAATATGAAGTAACTCAAGTATTTTGGCACGTCATGGCTGCCCGACTCTGTACCGTGGTAGTATACCAAAATTTCGTCAATATGTCCGTTATGGCTATCCGTTGGATCATTCCTAACTTCAACACAGGACTTAAGGAGAAGATTAGGAGGGAAGCGTATCTCACAAATGAAATAATCATACGAACAGAATTACTCAAAGCCAAGGGGGAACTCGATGCGAATACATTGGAGGAAGAAATACATGTGGTTGAAGCGCAAAATTCAGAGATAAGATCCAATAAACGTTGTCAAAAGTCATCTGATTCCAGAccagatttaaatattatag CCAATGGCCATTCAACCACACCTAAAGTATGA
- the LOC121120340 gene encoding septin-2, whose amino-acid sequence MAVGKAAPSSQSGTKVSVGNGVRTCPLSGHVGFDSLPYQLVHQNVNAGFTFNILCIGETGLGKSTLMDSLFNTSFKAGPSTHRVPSVKLRSNTYYLEEKNVKLKLTLCDTEGYGDQINKEDSFKTIVEYIDAQFESYLQEELKIKRNMRDYHDTRIHVCLYFITPNGHGLKSIDLVCMKKLDSKVNIIPIIAKADTINKAELSKFKLKIISELENNGVQIYKFPVNNDEDSEVNKEMNENVPFAVVGSTDFVKVGNENVRARQYPWGVVQVENKNHCDFVKLKEMLIRTNMEDLRDTTHSKLYEIYRKDRLQQMGFSDSNGDGSSFTEQYNARLENHKNNLQVKEEEMRQKFVLRVKEKEGELKEAEKELHIKYEGMKISVADEKRKVEEQRRDLEDEITDFHRRKAQFEAEKMNSGHHTLTLGKIGKKK is encoded by the exons ATGGCGGTTGGAAAAGCG GCCCCTTCAAGTCAATCTGGAACGAAAGTGAGTGTTGGAAATGGCGTTCGCACCTGTCCCCTCTCAGGACATGTGGGCTTCGACTCTCTCCCATACCAACTGGTCCATCAAAACGTCAATGCTGgattcacatttaatattttgtgcatTGGAGAGACGGGATTAGGGAAATCGACTCTGATGGACTCTTTGTTCAATACATCTTTTAAGGCGGGACCCTCCACTCATCGAGTTCCTTCCGTCAAACTCAGGTCCAACACTTATTATTTAGAGGAAAAAAACGTGAAACTCAAG tTAACGCTTTGTGACACGGAGGGCTATGGAGATCAAATCAACAAAGAAGACAGCTTTAAAACCATTGTCGAGTACATTGATGCCCAATTTGAGTCCTACCTTCAAGAAGAACTCAAGATCAAGCGGAATATGAGAGATTATCACGATACTCGAATCCATGTTTGTCTTTATTTCATCACGCCCAATGGGCACGGTCTCAAGTCCATTGATCTCGTTTGTATGAAGAAATTAGACTCCAAAGTCAATATCATTCCCATTATTGCTAAAGCAGATACTATTAATAAAGCAGAGCTCTCTAAGTTTAAACTTAAAATCATCTCAGAGCTCGAAAACAATGGTGTTCAAATCTACAAATTCCCTGTCAATAACGATGAGGATAGTGAGGTAAATAAGGAAATGAATGAGAATGTGCCGTTTGCCGTTGTTGGATCCACGGACTTTGTTAAAGTGGGCAATGAAAATGTTCGTGCTCGACAATATCCTTGGGGTGTCGTtcaagtagaaaataaaaatcattgtgattttgttaaattaaaagaaatgctCATTAGAACCAATATGGAGGATCTAAGAGATACGACCCATAGTAAACTCTATGAAATTTATCGTAAAGACAGACTTCAACAA ATGGGATTTTCAGATTCCAATGGAGATGGTTCTAGCTTTACAGAACAATATAATGCTCGTTTGGAGAACCACAAAAATAATCTCCAAGTAAAAGAGGAAGAAATGCGTCAAAAGTTCGTACTGCGCGTCAAAGAAAAGGAAGGAGAACTAAAAGAGGCCGAAAAAGAG CTCCATATCAAATATGAAGGAATGAAAATAAGTGTTGCTGATGAGAAGAGAAAAGTAGAAGAGCAAAGACGAGACTTGGAAGATGAAATAACGGACTTTCATCGCCGAAAAGCGCAATTTGAAGCTGAAAAGATGAACTCTGGTCATCACACTTTAACCCTTGGTAAAATtggtaaaaagaaataa
- the LOC121120337 gene encoding anoctamin-1 isoform X1 encodes MGEEVLMINEEGSSIRSEFTDLNQIQNENDSDTPRADDLALDTMECADFEGMRIDFILVWNESGNAKIASAERRRVFESNLQKEGLVLEHLPREPSGLHFIKIHAPDTVLKRYAEILKLRLPMKKFDHITEIKMDSFRVPIFTDVVEGVQTTLDQFLQSFRVDQKLFKSKANELTATFSRDKEYLFDTDDPDFFAPYMRSRIVEFILKRKRISDDIYDEFAFGIDRCLSDGTYTASYPLHDGGLKKFSTGTRKLLYEEWASFSKILKYQPIDAVRDYYGVKIAIYFAWLGFYTNLLIPPAIFGFIVFIYGVLSLSYDIPSQSLCRELPETRNQTLYMCPACDVFCDYWDLRESCLHSKIMYLFDNEMTIVFAIFMSFWAALFLEFWRRYSEEITHRWNVRGYDPEEEHPRPKYLAQLKDVKERTINFVTQTTEPRLPFWKRKFPGLLLSVSTVIFMICLGFVAVVGVILYRMSMVVALSLVNEETIKSHASLFISSTGASINLVCILIFNQVYGYVAIQLTELELHRTQTQFDDSLSLKIYLLQFVNYYASIFYIAFFKGRFVGYPGNYIRIFGHRQEECSPGGCYMEVCLQMAIIFVGKQFLLSVVEYQLPRIWKILNTLTVMAGINKEEKCVYPQWIQDYKLVEYGNQGLFYEYLEMVIQYGFITIFVTAFPLAPLFALLNNLFELRLDAKKLLVHHRRPVAQRVKDIGVWLNILDSVGRIAVLTNGLIIAFTSDFVPRMLYKLRYSEDQTLKGYLNFTLSKFNPNDFSTTSMPQTSLTPEYCFYHGYRYPPGHEKEYEVTQVFWHVMAARLCTVVVYQNFVNMSVMAIRWIIPNFNTGLKEKIRREAYLTNEIIIRTELLKAKGELDANTLEEEIHVVEAQNSEIRSNKRCQKSSDSRPDLNIIGRAETGDITDGQIIV; translated from the exons ATGGGAGAGGAAGTGCTTATGATCAATGAGGAGGGTTCTTCAATCCGCTCAGAGTTTactgatttaaatcaaattcaaaatgaaaatgatagtGATACACCAAGAGCCGATGATCTTGCATTGGATACAATGGAATGTGCAGACTTTGAAGGAATGCGGATCGATTTCATCCTCGTTTGGAATGAGAGTGGGAATGCTAAAATTGCTAGTGCAGAGCGTCGAAGAGTCTTTGAGTCTAACCTTCAAAAAGAAGGACTTGTATTAGAGCACTTGCCTCGAGAGCCAAGTGGCCTTCATTTCATCAAAATTCATGCTCCCGATACTGTTTTGAAGCGCTATGCTGAAATACTCAAGCTTAGACTTCCTATGAAAAAATTTGATCACATTACCGAAATAAAAATGGACTCATTTCGTGTTCCAATATTTACTGATGTGGTTGAAGGCGTTCAAACAACGTTGGATCAATTTTTGCAGTCCTTTCGAGTCGACCAAAAGTTGTTCAAGTCAAAAGCCAATGAACTCACAGCTACATTCTCTAGGGACAAGGAATACCT ATTCGATACAGACGATCCGGATTTCTTTGCTCCTTATATGCGATCACGTATCGTAGAATTTATACTAAAAAGGAAACGAATCTCCGATGATATTTATGATGAATTTGCTTTTGGTATCGACCGTTGTTTATCTGATGGAACCTACACGGCATCTTATCCACTTCACGATGGGGGCCTTAAAAAATTTTCCACAGGCACAAGAAAATTACTCTATGAGGAATGGGcctcattttctaaaatattaaagtatcaaCCTATCGATGCAGTTAGAGATTACTATGGTGTTAAGATTGCAATTTATTTCGCATGGCTCGGGTTCTATACGAACTTACTCATTCCTCCAGCAATATTTGGTTTTATTGTATTCATATATGGTGTTTTATCTTTATCATATGATATTCCAAGTCAATCCTTATGCAGAGAGTTACCTGAGACACGTAACCAAACGCTGTATATGTGCCCTGCCTGTGATGTATTCTGTGATTATTGGGATCTACGGGAAAGTTGCCTTCATTCCAAAATCATGTACTTATTTGACAATGAAATGACTATTGTTTTCGctatttttatgtcattttggG CCGCTCTTTTTTTGGAGTTTTGGCGACGATACTCAGAGGAAATTACTCATCGTTGGAATGTTCGGGGATATGATCCTGAAGAAGAACATCCACGGCCTAAATATTTAGCTCAACTGAAGGACGTCAAAGAAAGAACTATTAACTTTGTAACTCAAACAACAGAACCTAGACTACCATTTTGGAAAAGGAAATTTCCCGGATTACTGTTGTCTGTTTCGACAGTGATTTTTATGATATGTTTAGGCTTTGTTGCTGTCGTGGGTGTTATTTTGTATAGAATGTCAATGGTTGTTGCACTTAGTTTGGTAAATGAAGAGACAATTAAGAGCCATGCTAGTCTGTTCATATCCTCTACGGGCGCATCCATCAATCTGGTTTGTATTCTTATCTTTAACCAGGTTTATGGATACGTCGCTATACAGCTTACAGAGTTAGAACTTCATCGAACTCAAACACAGTTTGATGATTCTTTGAGTTTGAAAATCTATTTGCTTCAATTTGTTAATTACTACGCTTCTATTTTTTACATTGCCTTTTTCAAAGGCCGATTTGTTGGATACCCCGGGAATTACATTCGTATCTTTGGGCATCGTCAAGAGGAATGCTCTCCGGGTGGTTGCTATATGGAGGTCTGCCTTCAAATGGCTATTATTTTCGTTGGGAAACAGTTTTTACTCTCGGTAGTTGAGTACCAATTGCCAAGGATTTGGAAAATCTTAAATACTCTAACAGTCATGGCTGGTATAAATAAGGAGGAAAAATGTGTTTATCCTCAATGGATTCAAGATTATAAATTGGTTGAATATGGCAATCAAGGTTTATTTTATGAGTACTTGGAAATGG TGATTCAATATGGTTTCATCACAATCTTTGTGACTGCTTTTCCCTTGGCTCCACTTTTTGCACTCTTAAATAACTTATTCGAACTTCGTCTTGACGCCAAAAAACTGTTAGTACATCATCGACGCCCAGTTGCACAACGAGTTAAGGATATTGGAGTGTGGTTAAACATTCTGGATAGTGTTGGTCGAATAGCAGTTTTGACTAAT GGGTTAATTATTGCATTCACTTCTGATTTCGTTCCACGAATGCTTTACAAGTTACGATATAGTGAAGACCAAACATTGAAAGGTTATCTCAATTTTACTCTATCAAAATTCAATCCCAACGATTTTAGTACGACATCAATGCCTCAAACATCCTTAACACCTGAGTATTGTTTCTACCATGGCTACCGCTATCCCCCTGGGCACGAGAAGGAATATGAAGTAACTCAAGTATTTTGGCACGTCATGGCTGCCCGACTCTGTACCGTGGTAGTATACCAAAATTTCGTCAATATGTCCGTTATGGCTATCCGTTGGATCATTCCTAACTTCAACACAGGACTTAAGGAGAAGATTAGGAGGGAAGCGTATCTCACAAATGAAATAATCATACGAACAGAATTACTCAAAGCCAAGGGGGAACTCGATGCGAATACATTGGAGGAAGAAATACATGTGGTTGAAGCGCAAAATTCAGAGATAAGATCCAATAAACGTTGTCAAAAGTCATCTGATTCCAGAccagatttaaatattataggtaGAGCGGAAACTGGCGATATCACTGATGGacaaattattgtataa
- the LOC121120342 gene encoding rab-like protein 2A — translation MRKVLKESRCRICTGSFSYLYSERCFKLISIIIVLPKMTDAEGEKIELDYDEATVKGELAVKVICLGDSAVGKSKLVERYLVNGYKPQQLSTYALSLFRHRLNVENEEVLTDFWDTAGQERFQSMHRSYYHQAHACILVFDSTRKSTYKSLTKWYSELRKYRPYIPCLCAVNKIDENMEITKKSFTFATRNDIPLYYVSASDGTNVVKLFTDAVHKAIEYKKNPIDMEDQILEELDRM, via the exons ATGCGCAAGGTGTTGAAAGAAAGCCGTTGTCGCATATGTACAGGATCATTTTCATACCTGTACAGTGAACgctgttttaaattaatatcaataattatcgTTTTGCCAAAAATGACGGATGCAGAAGGGGAAAAGATTGAATTGGACTATGACGAGGCAACTGTAAAGGGAGAATTGGCTGTCAAAGTTATTTGTTTAGGTGATAGTGCGGTTGGGAAATCCAA acTTGTGGAGCGTTATCTAGTAAATGGCTACAAACCACAACAACTATCCACTTATGCACTGTCATTGTTTCGACATCGACTTAATGTTGAAAATGAGGAAGTATTAACAGATTTTTGGGACACTGCGGGTCAGGAGAGATTTCAATCCATGCACCGATCTTATTACCATCAGGCACATGCCtgtattttagtatttgactCTACACGAAAAAGTACTTACAAAAGTCTAACAAAGTGGTATTCTGAACTACGGAAATACAGGCCATACATTCCATGTCTATGTGCTGTGAATAAAATCGATG aaaatatgGAGATTacgaaaaaatcatttactttCGCGACCAGGAATGATATTCCTTTATACTACGTATCAGCTTCTGATGGAACCAATGTTGTAAAG CTTTTTACAGATGCTGTTCACAAGGCTAtagaatataagaaaaatccaatTGATATGGAAGATCAAATCCTTGAAGAATTAGATCGAATGTAA